From Penicillium digitatum chromosome 5, complete sequence, one genomic window encodes:
- a CDS encoding Mitotic spindle checkpoint protein (Mad2), putative → MSEIKGKSKVHKLSIKGSAKLVSEFFEYSINSILFQRGVYPPEDFTTIKKYGLNMLVSADDQVKAYIKKIMSQLKEWMQGGKISKLVVVITSKETGEHVERWQFDVEVFGKQSKSKSSQKADDKENSTSGGANPAKPIEKTEKQIQEEIQAIFRQITASVTFLPVLDGDCTFNVLVYADADSDVPVEWGDSDAKEIKNAEKVQLRSFSTNNHRVGTLVSYRLAD, encoded by the exons ATGTCGGAAATCAAGGGAAAGTCAAAGGTGCACAAGCTGTCAATCAAAG GATCGGCCAAGCTTGTCTCCGAATTC TTTGAATACTCCATTAACTCCATCCT CTTCCAACGAGGAGTCTATCCTCCCGAGGATTTCACAAC GATTAAGAAATATGGCCTTAATATGCTAG TTTCGGCCGACGACCAGGTCAAAGCCTACATCAAGAAGATCATGTCGCAGTTGAAGGAATGGATGCAGGGAGGAAAGATTTCGAAGCTTGTGGTAGTTATCACGAGCAAGGAGACCGGTGAACATGTGGAGAGATGGCAATTCGAT GTCGAAGTCTTTGGCAAGCAATCCAAGAGCAAGAGTTCACAAAAAGCCGATGACAAAGAGAATAGTACATCAGG AGGTGCAAACCCCGCCAAACCTATCGAGAAAACAGAAAAGCAAATCCAGGAGGAGATTCAAGCCATCTTCCGCCAAATTACCGCCTCTGTCACTTTCCTCCCTGTCCTTGATGGCGACTGCACCTTCAATGTACTTGTTTATGCCGACGCCGATTCAGACGTGCCCGTGGAATGGGGCGACAGTGATgccaaggaaatcaaaaatgCAGAGAAGGTCCAACTAAGGAGCTTCAGCACAAACAATCACCGAGTTGGAACTCTGGTCAGCTACCGGCTGGCGGATTAA
- a CDS encoding Rossmann-like alpha/beta/alpha sandwich fold → MALTSDANFAVCNHLIVVCCHAIYTGGSHLGASEDEWLIEPFQKGETPTFINHVKAGLKALTEDSRGLLVFSGGPTKKPATELSEGQSYLNLARDNNYFQDMSTISTLDQSRVIAETNATDSYQNLLFSLIQFWMYTGVYPRRVTVVTHEFKRARFMQCHFPAVGLVPVGLEQEDYTHKATVIGINPPEEITLPDTLTRGEATNGIGLWREDLYGVNPDLVGKRVRRGWSPGMQNYTFSCLGLESVVLNLILYDGGDHCNKWFPKRESLPWSYTRHDTTKGL, encoded by the exons ATGGCCTTGACCTCAGATGCCAATTTTGCTGTTTGCAACCACCTCATTGTTGTCTGCTGCCATGCCATTTACACCGGAGGCTCACATCTTGGAGCCTCAGAAGATGAATG GTTGATTGAGCCCTTCCAAAAGGGAGAAACACCCACATTTATCAACCATGTCAAAGCGGGATTGAAAGCTCTGACCGAAGACTCCCGTGGATTGCTTGTGTTTTCTGG AGGGCCTACTAAGAAGCCTGCAACTGAACTCAGTGAAGGTCAATCTTACCTT AACCTGGCGAGAGATAACAACTACTTTCAAGACATGTCTACTATCTCCACACTTGACCAATCAAGAGTCATTGCAGAAACCAACGCTACAGATTCATATCAAAACCTATTATTCTCTCTAATCCAGTTCTGGATGTACACGGGTGTTTACCCGCGGAGAGTTACCGTTGTGACGCACGAGTTCAAACGCGCTCGATTCATGCAGTGCCATTTCCCAGCCGTGGGACTCGTCCCTGTTGGCCTGGAACAAGAGGACTATACACATAAAGCTACTGTGATAGGTATTAATCCACCAGAGGAAATCACTCTACCAGACACCTTGACTCGAGGCGAGGCTACGAATGGGATTGGGCTTTGGAGAGAAGATCTTTACGGAGTGAACCCGGATCTGGTAGGCAAAAGGGTGAGGCGAGGCTGGTCTCCCGGGATGCAAAACTACACATTCTCCTGTCTGGGATTGGAAAGTGTGGTGCTGAATCTAATCCTGTATGATGGGGGTGATCATTGCAATAAGTGGTTCCCGAAGCGAGAGAGTTTACCTTGGTCTTATACTAGACATGATACAACCAAGGggctttga